Proteins from one Ricinus communis isolate WT05 ecotype wild-type chromosome 9, ASM1957865v1, whole genome shotgun sequence genomic window:
- the LOC8278745 gene encoding phylloplanin: protein MALKSFLLVFFLVAVMAATITEAQLGIVGGLLGLIRIQGTVFCTANGNMGANGTATPVFPNAQVQLMCGSQMISTATTNRFGIFSIVLDPLQYVVSSVLSGCFLKVGTPLSNCDSSLPTGGLLQSPLELVGSTIVGILRVINIIPTGFLFMA, encoded by the exons ATGGCCTTGAAATCATTTCTTCTCGTGTTCTTCTTGGTTGCTGTAATGGCAGCTACTATAACTGAAGCTCAGCTTGGGATTGTAGGTGGCCTTCTTGGTTTGATCCGTATTCAAGGGACAGTCTTCTGCACTGCCAATGGTAATATGGGTGCTAATGGCACAGCAACCCCAGTTTTTCCTA ATGCACAAGTGCAGTTGATGTGTGGCAGTCAAATGATATCTACCGCAACGACTAATAGATTTGGAATATTTTCAATCGTGTTAGATCCTCTTCAATATGTTGTTTCCTCGGTGTTAAGTGGCTGCTTCCTCAAGGTTGGCACTCCTCTATCCAACTGTGACTCCAGTCTGCCCACAGGAGGCCTTCTGCAATCACCCTTGGAGCTCGTTGGAAGCACTATTGTAGGAATCCTGCGTGTTATAAACATCATCCCTACAGGATTCCTGTTCATGGCATGA
- the LOC8278744 gene encoding probable 3-ketoacyl-CoA synthase 21: MNFYSLTMIQAHISELTMLLLFTSYQFTVLCIAAPLALVLYLAFRKRVTICLLDFTCYRPPYSTRVPMSLFQEHIHLDSRFHPSSVEFQIKILEKSGFSHETCVPCAFAETPIRNKLSSAMEEAQTTIFSIVTDLLQKNNINPKAIDILISNSSMFAPTPSLTAMVVNKFNMRSNIMSFNLSGMGCSAGITSIGLAKDLLRVHQNSLALIVSTEMLNCNWYTGKETSMLLTNCLFRTGGAAILMSSRCQDKKKAKYELQHLIRTNKAHDDRSYNCVYQDLDSENMLGVSISKDTLHVAADALKANISTLGPLVLPFSEQLRYVLSITRRKTRILSTRNFYIPNFRRAFEHFCIHAGGKSVIQAIERNLVLKKEDVEPSKMTLYRYGNTSSSSIWYELSYIEAKGRMKRGDRVWQIAFGSGFKCNSAVWKCIYNARNEEANAWPADEINKYPVEIPNIATMN; this comes from the coding sequence ATGAACTTCTACTCCTTAACAATGATCCAAGCACACATATCTGAACTCACAATGCTGCTGCTCTTCACTTCCTACCAATTCACCGTACTATGCATAGCAGCCCCACTGGCACTGGTTCTATATCTTGCATTCAGAAAAAGAGTCACTATCTGTTTACTAGATTTCACTTGCTACAGGCCACCTTATTCTACTAGAGTACCCATGTCTCTGTTCCAAGAGCATATCCATCTTGATAGCAGATTCCATCCCAGTAGTGTTGAATTCCAAATTAAGATCCTAGAGAAATCAGGCTTTAGTCACGAAACTTGCGTTCCTTGTGCTTTTGCTGAGACACCAATAAGAAATAAACTATCTTCTGCAATGGAGGAGGCTCAGACAACAATATTTTCTATCGTGACAGACTTGCTGCAGAAAAACAACATCAACCCAAAAGCTATTGACATACTCATATCTAATAGCAGCATGTTTGCCCCTACACCATCCCTTACTGCTATGGTTGTGAATAAATTCAATATGCGGAGCAATATCATGAGTTTTAACCTATCAGGCATGGGGTGCAGTGCTGGCATAACATCCATTGGCCTGGCAAAAGATTTGTTAAGGGTACATCAAAACTCATTGGCTCTCATTGTAAGCACAGAGATGCTTAATTGTAACTGGTATACTGGCAAGGAGACTTCAATGTTGTTAACCAATTGTCTTTTCAGAACTGGGGGAGCGGCCATACTGATGTCCAGCCGTTGTCAAGACAAGAAAAAGGCAAAGTATGAGCTACAACACCTTATTCGAACAAACAAGGCACATGATGATCGCTCTTACAACTGTGTCTATCAGGACTTAGACTCTGAAAACATGCTAGGAGTATCAATATCAAAAGACACACTCCATGTGGCAGCGGATGCATTAAAGGCGAATATTTCAACACTAGGGCCCCTGGTTTTGCCATTCTCAGAGCAATTAAGGTATGTGCTTTCAATAACTCGCAGAAAGACAAGGATTTTAAGCACAAGAAACTTCTACATACCAAATTTTCGAAGAGCTTTCGAACATTTCTGCATACATGCTGGAGGAAAATCTGTCATCCAAGCAATTGAAAGAAACCTAGTGTTGAAGAAAGAAGATGTCGAGCCTTCTAAGATGACTCTCTATAGATATGGAAATACCTCATCTTCTTCTATATGGTATGAACTTTCATATATAGAAGCCAAAGGAAGGATGAAAAGGGGTGATAGGGTTTGGCAAATTGCTTTTGGGAGTGGGTTCAAATGCAATAGTGCAGTGTGGAAATGCATTTACAATGCAAGGAATGAAGAAGCAAATGCATGGCCAGCAGAtgagattaataaatatccagTAGAAATACCAAACATTGCTACAATGAATTGA
- the LOC8278743 gene encoding 60S ribosomal protein L22-2 — protein sequence MSKGGAAGGGGAKGKKKGATFTIDCAKPVEDKIMDIASLEKFLQERIKVGGKAGALGDSVTVTREKSKITVTSDSNFSKRYLKYLTKKYLKKHNVRDWLRVIASNKDRNVYELRYFNIAENEGDDEE from the exons ATGAGCAAAGGCGGAGCAGCTGGTGGCGGTGGAGCCAaggggaagaagaagggagCAACATTTACAATTGATTGCGCGAAGCCAGTAGAGGATAAGATCATGGACATCGCCTCACTCGAGAAATTCCTCCAAGAGCGAATCAAAGTCGGCGGCAAGGCAGGCGCTCTCGGTGATTCTGTCACTGTCACTCGCGAAAAGTCTAAAATCACCGTCACCTCCGACTCTAACTTCTCCAAACG ATATCTGAAGTATTTGACAAAGAAGTACCTGAAGAAGCACAATGTGAGGGACTGGCTTCGTGTTATTGCTTCGAACAAGGACCGTAATGTTTATGAGCTGAGATACTTTAACATTGCTGAGAATGAAGGCGACGATGAAGAGTAA
- the LOC8278742 gene encoding protein pleiotropic regulatory locus 1, giving the protein MPAPTQEMEPVEPQSLKKLSFKSLKRALDLFSPIHGQLAPPDPESKKTRLSHKINVNYKGIKNANEVPRPVHSSSATDSTPSNVLALPGPDDSRDPQKGGTQNALVVGPTVQPKGINNVGPQGKSTALISGSKSSERFSTSAIMERIPSKWPRPVWHPPWKNYRVISGHLGWVRSVAFDPSNTWFCTGSADRTIKIWDVGTGRLKLTLTGHIEQVRGLAVSQRHTYMFSAGDDKQVKCWDLEQNKVVRSYHGHLSGVYCLAIHPTIDLLLTGGRDSVCRVWDVRTKVQVFALSGHDNTVCSVFTRPTDPQVVTGSHDTTIKFWDLRYGKTMLTLTHHKKSVRAMALHPTEHCFASASADNIKKFSLPKGEFLHNMLSQQKTIINTMAVNEDGVMATGGDNGSIWFWDWKSGHNFQQTQTIVQPGSLDSEAGIYALSYDITGSRLVTCEADKTIKMWKEDETATPETHPLNFKPPKDIRRF; this is encoded by the exons ATGCCAGCTCCAACGCAAGAGATGGAGCCCGTGGAACCACAATCACTAAAGAAGCTTAGTTTTAAATCTCTAAAACGAGCACTGGACCTCTTTTCTCCAATTCACGGCCAGCTAGCTCCTCCCGATCCAGAAAG TAAAAAAACTCGATTGAGCCACAAG ATAAATGTAAACtataaaggaataaaaaatGCAAATGAAGTTCCAAGGCCAGTTCATTCTTCTTCTGCAACTGATTCAACGCCTTCTAATGTCCTTGCTCTTCCAG GTCCAGATGATTCTAGGGATCCACAAAAGGGTGGGACTCAAAACGCGTTGGTGGTTGGTCCAACTGTGCAACCAAAGGGAAT AAATAATGTTGGTCCTCAGGGAAAAAGCACTGCCTTGATTTCTGGTTCTAAATCATCTGAAAG GTTCTCCACATCTGCTATAATGGAAAGaattccaagcaaatggccgCGTCCTGTTTGGCATCCTCCATGGAAGAATTACAGG GTCATCAGTGGTCATTTGGGATGGGTGAGATCTGTTGCATTTGATCCAAGTAATACATGGTTTTGCACTGGTTCTGCTGACCGTACAATCAAG ATATGGGATGTAGGAACTGGAAGGTTAAAGCTCACACTGACTGGACACATTGAACAAGTACGAG GACTTGCTGTTAGCCAAAGACATACCTACATGTTCTCTGCTGGTGATGACAAACAAGTGAAATGCTGGGACCTTGAACAGAATAAG GTTGTCCGGTCTTATCATGGTCACCTAAGTGGTGTCTACTGCTTGGCTATTCATCCCACAATCGACCTTTTGCTAACTGGGGGACGTGATTCTGTTTGTCGG GTCTGGGATGTTCGTACAAAAGTTCAAGTTTTTGCGCTGTCTGGGCATGATAACACAGTATGCTCAGTATTCACTCGACCAACG GATCCACAAGTCGTCACTGGATCCCATGACACGACCATTAAGTTTTGGGATCTTAGATATG GAAAGACTATGTTGACACTCACACACCACAAGAAATCTGTTCGAGCTATGGCGTTGCATCCTACCGA GCATTGTTTTGCCTCTGCATCAGCTGACAACATTAAGAAATTCAGCCTTCCAAAAGGAGAATTCTTGCACAACATGCT CTCTCAGCAGAAAACGATCATCAATACAATGGCTGTTAACGAGGATGGTGTAATGGCTACAGGAG GTGATAATGGGAGTATATGGTTCTGGGATTGGAAGAGTGGTCATAATTTCCAGCAAACCCAAACAATTGTGCAGCCTG GCTCATTGGATAGTGAAGCTGGCATCTATGCTCTCTCATACGATATAACAGGCTCAAGGCTTGTAACTTGTGAAGCTGACAAGACAATTAAAATGTGGAAAGAGGATGAAACTGCCACTCCAGAAACTCATCCTCTCAACTTCAAGCCTCCTAAAGACATCCGGCGGTTCTAG
- the LOC8278741 gene encoding putative E3 ubiquitin-protein ligase LIN-1 translates to MSRCPMASSSSFSCSPLSHDYERPGLESVKSLVISVNEYCFELLANGELWNALKSLCISKLNIRNQEFFEFSEHSVVSNLYWGIESVEAAVRAKCVEEKANRLKSSERMLQAPALLDEHGVTAGIQNHYLVCCSYFYLSMIRKLQNDEWQVALHFLQAMLVSPRFVRAELAPEFCASLFPVSGVLEVETMCGKKGKESVTDFLNEANINDAIREIARRYKHWLTYYQVMLYGETPQWHCRSSYNDESQDFWQVSNSSDSSELIEQERCSQTYKHEKVHPLDSKAYPANDKADKPKTCREIQEIGHDSEALNHFNQSLELKIRTTKQENYTSIKRLQEVLMDSQSDTPTSVNSCCSYYLEEVDAEVKMADNNCSIRNAGEDDLQPEVCAQTLQAACLTLDEMCRMVLLSSTTQEVQEVSEVKISSISSSRYPSSTCDFDLSILELRNKKFNVLDCDSAQRPLWQHQAQVTNEEATAALQNGMLAEIDRSRRAIRGKQNLHSQKNLNELYLNSGKDPNTELMAILEKAISRLCFSEGLAKCEEDYAVEVTAIYELLNSKKGIKYTILKDIILDQLLTAISSSKEETVVRASMSILTTIVSVNKSAVEDIKKKGLRLCDLANALKRNVHEAAILIYLINPPLTEIKTLELLPALMEILCTSNSYKEKPASPLITPPAASLMIIEVLVTAFDRATNNVHLAAINSPRVLSRLLDVARDHNLEECISMTNILIKCMQFDGQCRKYISQLTRLAPFKRLLQSNEKHAKFTALQFFHELLYMPRSSAISLLQRIGKEGSNDIMPSLMQCLQQLQPDYQLLAANLLLQLDTLEQSSGKNMYREEAMQIILKSVASEENSALQQLSTFILANIGGTYTWTGEPYTVALLVKKAGLTSLYHRTMIRNVDWSDPSLQDAGIDSWCSKIAKGIISIGKPAFQALESGLRSNTKRVSRDSLTAIAWIGCEIAKYPNSLRNSACEILLNGVEQFLHPGSELEERLLACLCIYNYTSGRGMQKLIHFSEGVRESLRRFSGVTWMAEELHRVAEFYLPNNSRISCVHTQVLETKHDRSGAVTALIYFRGQLYSGYSDGSIKVWDIKHQSATLVWDLKEHKKAVTCFSLFELGERLLSGSADKTIRVWQMVNRKLECVEVIAMKEPIQKIETYGQTMFIITQGHGMKVLDSSRTVKDLCKNKKFKCMSAVQGKLYIGCTDSSIQELTMTNNREREIKPPMKSWMMQNKPINSIALHKDWLYSASSIVEGSRVKELRTHSKPQMSIAPDKGRYILALGVVEDFIYLNCSSSTSTLQIWLRGTQQNVGRISAGSKITSLLTANDTVLCGTEKGLIKGWIPL, encoded by the exons ATGTCTAGATGCCCCATGGCTTCTAgttcttccttttcttgctcCCCTTTATCTCATGATTATGAAAGACCAGGACTTGAATCTGTAAAATCACTTGTAATTTCAGTGAACGAATACTGTTTCGAGCTCTTAGCAAATGGTGAATTGTGGAATGCCTTAAAATCGCTATGCATTTCCAAGCTCAACATCAGAAACCAAGAGTTCTTCGAATTCTCTGAGCACTCGGTTGTTTCGAATCTCTATTGGGGTATTGAAAGTGTTGAAGCCGCAGTACGGGCGAAATGCGTAGAAGAGAAAGCCAACAGGTTGAAGAGCTCAGAAAGAATGCTTCAGGCTCCAGCATTGCTCGATGAACATGGAGTCACTGCTGGAATTCAAAACCATTACTTGGTTTGCTGCTCATACTTTTATCTGTCAATGATTAGGAAGCTTCAAAATGACGAGTGGCAGGTTGCCTTGCATTTCCTTCAAGCAATGTTAGTCTCTCCAAGATTTGTTCGTGCTGAACTTGCCCCGGAATTCTGCGCAAGTCTTTTTCCTGTAAGCGGTGTATTAGAAGTAGAGACTATGTGCGGAAAGAAAGGTAAAGAATCTGTAACGGATTTTCTTAATGAGGCCAATATCAATGACGCAATCAGGGAGATTGCAAGGAGATACAAACATTGGCTAACGTATTATCAGGTCATGTTGTATGGAGAGACTCCTCAGTGGCATTGCAGAAGCAGTTACAATGATGAATCACAGGATTTTTG GCAAGTGAGCAACAGCAGTGACTCTTCAGAATTAATTGAGCAAGAACGCTGCTCGCAAACATATAAG CATGAGAAGGTGCATCCACTTGATTCTAAAGCATACCCAGCAAATGATAAAGCAGATAAACCTAAGACCTGCAGGGAAATTCAAGAAATAGGACATGATAGTGAGGCTCTTAATCATTTCAATCAATCTCTAGAGTTAAAAATTCGTACTACAAAGCAAGAAAATTATACAAGCATCAAACGCCTCCAGGAAGTATTGATGGATTCCCAATCCGATACTCCAACTTCAGTAAATTCATGCTGCAGTTATTACTTGGAAGAAGTTGATGCAGAG GTAAAAATGGCTGATAATAATTGCTCAATCAGAAATGCAGGCGAAGATGATCTGCAACCAGAAGTTTGTGCTCA GACGTTGCAGGCTGCGTGCTTGACATTGGATGAAATGTGCAGAATGGTGCTTTTGTCATCAACTACGCAAGAAGTACAGGAAGTCAGTGAAGTAAAGATTAGTAGCATCTCTTCAAGCAGATACCCCAGTTCTACTTGCGATTTTGACTTATCCATCTTGGAACTCAGAAACAAAAAGTTTAATGTGCTAGATTGCGATTCAGCTCAGAGGCCATTATGGCAACACCAAGCACAAGTTACTAATGAAGAAGCAACTGCCGCTCTGCAGAATGGTATGCTTGCCGAGATAGATCGCAGCAGAAGAGCTATAAGGGGAAAACAGAACTTGCATAGCCAAAAGAACTTGAATGAACTATATCTGAACTCTGGAAAAGATCCCAACACTGAGTTAATGGCAATACTTGAGAAAGCAATCTCGAGACTCTGCTTCTCAGAAGGATTAGCGAAATGTGAGGAAGACTATGCTGTAGAAGTTACAGCAATTTATGAATTGTTGAACAGCAAAAAGGGAATAAAATACACCATCTTAAAGGATATTATTCTAGATCAGCTGCTAACAGCTATTTCAAGTTCTAAAGAGGAAACAGTCGTAAGGGCATCCATGTCTATTCTTACAACTATTGTATCAGTGAATAAGTCAGCTGTGGAAGACATCAAGAAGAAAGGTTTGCGGTTGTGTGATTTGGCGAATGCACTAAAGCGAAATGTGCACGAGGCAGCTATACTTATCTACCTGATAAATCCACCTCTAACAGAAATAAAGACATTAGAACTTTTGCCTGCATTGATGGAGATTCTATGCACTTCAAACAGCTATAAGGAAAAGCCAGCTTCACCATTGATTACACCTCCTGCTGCATCATTGATGATTATTGAAGTGCTAGTGACTGCATTTGACCGCGCCACCAATAACGTGCACTTGGCCGCGATCAACTCCCCGAGAGTTCTTAGCAGGCTTCTGGATGTTGCTAGAGATCATAATCTGGAAGAGTGCATCTCTATGACCAACATTCTCATAAAATGCATGCAGTTTGATGGACAATGcagaaaatatatatcacAACTTACTCGTCTCGCTCCATTTAAACGCCTCCTACAAAGTAATGAGAAGCATGCCAAGTTCACAGCACTTCAATTTTTTCATGAACTTCTCTACATGCCTAG GTCATCAGCTATTAGCCTATTACAGCGGATAGGAAAAGAAGGAAGTAATGACATAATGCCCTCCCTGATGCAGTGTCTCCAACAGCTTCAGCCTGATTACCAACTTTTGGCAGCAAATTTATTGCTGCAATTAGATACCCTG GAACAATCATCTGGTAAAAATATGTACAGAGAAGAGGCGATGCAGATCATCCTCAAGTCAGTGGCATCAGAAGAAAACTCTGCTTTACAGCAACTGTCTACTTTCATTCTTGCAAACATTGGAGGAACTTATACTTGGACAGGGGAACCATACACAGTAGCATTACTGGTGAAAAAGGCAGGTTTGACTTCTTTGTATCACCGGACTATGATAAGGAACGTGGATTGGTCAGACCCAAGCCTGCAG GATGCTGGAATTGACTCCTGGTGTAGCAAGATTGCAAAAGGAATCATTAGCATAGGGAAACCTGCATTCCAGGCTTTAGAGAGCGGTCTAAGAAGTAACACTAAGAGGGTTTCGCGGGATTCTCTTACAGCAATTGCTTGGATTGGATGTGAAATTGCTAAGTATCCTAACAGTCTAAGAAATTCTGCATGTGAGATACTGCTTAATGGAGTTGAGCAATTTTTGCATCCTGGAAGCGAGCTTGAAGAAAGACTTCTAGCATGTCTGTGCATCTATAACTATACTTCAGGCAGAG GGATGCAGAAACTAATCCATTTCTCAGAAGGAGTACGGGAGTCCCTGAGGCGCTTTTCAGGCGTGACGTGGATGGCTGAGGAACTACACAGAGTAGCAGAATTTTATTTGCCTAACAATTCA CGCATATCTTGCGTCCACACACAAGTTTTGGAGACAAAGCATGACAGAAGTGGAGCTGTAACTGCCCTTATCTACTTTAGGGGACAGCTTTACAGTGGCTATTCTGATGGTTCAATTAAG GTGTGGGACATCAAACATCAGTCAGCCACTCTTGTATGGGACCTGAAAGAGCACAAAAAAGCAGTGACATGTTTTTCACTCTTCGAACTTGGGGAGAGACTGCTAAGTGGATCTGCTGATAAAACCATTAGG GTTTGGCAAATGGTCAATCGGAAATTGGAGTGCGTTGAAGTTATAGCAATGAAGGAACCGATtcaaaaaatagaaacataTGGCCAAACGATGTTTATAATCACCCAAGGCCATGGAATGAAGGTTCTTGATTCATCCAGAACAGTCAAGGATCTATGCAAAAATAAGAAGTTTAAGTGCATGAGTGCAGTGCAGGGAAAGCTGTACATAGGGTGCACGGATTCAAGCATACAG GAATTAACCATGACGAACAACAGGGAACGCGAGATCAAACCACCAATGAAGAGTTGGATGATGCAAAACAAGCCGATCAATTCAATTGCTCTGCACAAAGATTGGCTTTATAGTGCAAGTTCAATTGTGGAGGGTTCGAGAGTTAAG GAATTGAGAACACATTCCAAGCCTCAGATGTCAATAGCACCAGATAAAGGCAGATACATATTAGCTTTGGGAGTCGTAGAAgattttatatacttaaattGCAGCTCGTCAACCAGTACTCTTCAG ATTTGGCTGAGAGGGACACAGCAGAATGTGGGGAGGATATCAGCAGGCAGCAAAATAACAAGCCTCCTCACTGCAAATGACACTGTTTTATGTGGTACTGAGAAAGGATTAATCAAG GGGTGGATACCACTCTAA